From Deltaproteobacteria bacterium, one genomic window encodes:
- the murD gene encoding UDP-N-acetylmuramoyl-L-alanine--D-glutamate ligase, with amino-acid sequence MHGRYEGQVIGVVGLGKTGLSACRYLRAGGARVRASDTRPSLEADTDAELRRSGVDLFLGGHPPAFFEGLDGVMVSPGVPLMSDPLRQAAARGLRLVGDIEFAWPALEGPVVAITGTNGKSTTTTLVGEMLKASGRRIFMGGNLGTPVFEAAGQKLDAIVLEVSSYQCETVEKFCPKVAVLLNITEDHLDRYPSFDDYAAAKLRLFRAMGESDWAVLSADDSAVVKGASSIRARRLWFSANGRELPGDGIRLHGTLARYCVDGVTEDIDLARSPLKGLHNRENLAAAILAARLMGADWTAIRSVVQGFRGLPHRCVLVRELNGAAYYNDSKATNVGATVRALEGFAGNVILLVGGVEKGGSYEPVRRKLGSIVSRVIAFGSSRDRLAAELGGVVPVETAETLPEAVRLAHGAAVPGDTVLLAPACASFDQFRNYAHRGEVFEAEVGRL; translated from the coding sequence ATGCACGGACGGTACGAAGGACAGGTGATCGGAGTCGTGGGGCTCGGCAAGACCGGCCTCTCGGCCTGCCGTTACCTGCGCGCCGGAGGCGCCCGCGTGCGGGCCTCCGACACGCGGCCATCACTGGAAGCGGATACCGATGCTGAACTCCGGCGGTCCGGCGTGGACCTGTTCCTTGGCGGCCACCCGCCGGCCTTCTTCGAGGGGCTCGATGGGGTCATGGTGAGTCCCGGCGTCCCGCTCATGAGCGATCCGCTGCGGCAGGCCGCCGCCCGTGGACTTCGCCTCGTGGGTGACATCGAGTTCGCCTGGCCCGCCCTGGAGGGCCCCGTCGTCGCCATCACCGGGACCAACGGCAAGTCCACCACGACGACGCTCGTCGGCGAGATGCTGAAGGCGTCCGGCAGGCGGATTTTCATGGGCGGAAACCTCGGCACGCCGGTGTTCGAGGCGGCCGGGCAGAAGCTGGATGCCATCGTGCTGGAGGTTTCCTCCTACCAGTGCGAAACCGTCGAGAAGTTCTGTCCGAAGGTGGCGGTCCTTCTCAACATTACCGAGGATCATCTGGACCGCTATCCGTCGTTTGATGACTACGCCGCCGCCAAGCTGCGCCTGTTCCGGGCGATGGGCGAGAGCGACTGGGCAGTGCTGTCGGCCGACGACAGCGCCGTGGTAAAGGGAGCGTCGTCCATTCGTGCGCGGCGGCTGTGGTTCTCGGCCAACGGCCGCGAGCTGCCGGGCGACGGGATCAGGCTTCACGGAACGCTTGCCCGCTACTGCGTTGATGGCGTGACCGAGGATATCGACCTCGCCCGTTCGCCGCTGAAGGGACTCCACAACCGCGAGAACCTGGCCGCCGCGATCCTGGCGGCCCGCCTCATGGGCGCGGACTGGACCGCCATCCGTTCCGTCGTGCAGGGGTTCCGGGGGCTGCCCCACCGCTGCGTGCTGGTACGGGAACTGAATGGCGCCGCCTACTACAACGACTCCAAGGCCACGAACGTCGGGGCCACGGTCCGTGCGCTGGAAGGCTTTGCCGGGAACGTGATCCTCCTTGTGGGCGGCGTGGAAAAGGGCGGCAGCTACGAACCGGTCCGCCGCAAGCTGGGCAGCATCGTCAGCCGGGTGATCGCTTTTGGTTCCTCGCGGGACCGGCTGGCCGCCGAACTGGGCGGTGTCGTCCCGGTTGAAACCGCAGAGACCCTTCCCGAGGCGGTGCGCCTTGCCCACGGAGCCGCCGTGCCGGGCGATACGGTTCTTCTGGCGCCGGCCTGCGCCAGCTTCGACCAGTTCAGGAACTATGCCCACCGTGGCGAAGTCTTTGAAGCGGAGGTGGGACGTTTATGA
- the ftsW gene encoding putative lipid II flippase FtsW, with amino-acid sequence MSSAARSLVRKTLSARAHPSTAGILVPVMSLFVIGMVMVFSASSIRAKELFGDEFYYLTRQGIGAAIGCAMAGIAVAVPPARWSRLAPVLYAAALIMLVLVLHPSIGVAANGARRWFRFMGFGFQPSEFAKLALILLLARGLSSIDDRVRSFTGGFLPPLLLALVPLALIMAQPDLGTAVVIGTVACGMLFVAGAHPLHLGGLVLAGAGAVAAVIAVTPWRVQRVIAFLDPWENSRDSGFQLVQSLIAFAKGGILGVGLGDSRQKLHFLPEAHTDFIFSVLAEEMGFLGVIFVISLFLALVISGLRIASKAETRFEMLAAAGISMLIAVEAFFNLAVVMGLAPTKGLPLPFFSVGATSLVIHFWLVGILISIARRTPA; translated from the coding sequence ATGAGTTCCGCCGCCCGCAGTCTCGTACGGAAAACCCTGTCCGCGAGGGCGCATCCCTCCACGGCCGGCATCCTCGTTCCTGTCATGTCCCTCTTTGTCATCGGCATGGTGATGGTGTTCAGCGCCAGCTCGATCCGGGCGAAGGAACTGTTCGGCGACGAGTTCTACTACCTGACCCGGCAGGGGATCGGCGCGGCCATCGGCTGCGCGATGGCTGGAATCGCGGTGGCCGTTCCGCCGGCCCGGTGGTCGAGGCTCGCGCCCGTCCTGTATGCGGCGGCCCTCATCATGCTGGTTCTGGTCCTGCACCCCTCGATCGGTGTCGCCGCCAACGGCGCCCGCCGCTGGTTCCGTTTCATGGGGTTCGGGTTCCAGCCGTCGGAGTTCGCCAAGCTCGCCCTGATCCTGCTCCTGGCAAGGGGCCTCAGTTCCATTGACGACCGGGTGCGTTCCTTTACCGGCGGGTTCCTGCCGCCGCTTCTGCTGGCGCTGGTGCCGCTGGCACTCATCATGGCCCAGCCGGACCTGGGAACGGCGGTTGTGATCGGCACCGTCGCCTGCGGAATGCTGTTCGTTGCCGGAGCCCATCCGCTGCACCTGGGCGGACTGGTTCTGGCTGGTGCCGGAGCCGTGGCGGCCGTCATCGCCGTGACCCCGTGGCGGGTTCAGCGGGTGATCGCCTTCCTGGACCCGTGGGAAAACTCCCGCGACTCGGGATTCCAGCTCGTCCAGTCGCTCATCGCCTTCGCCAAGGGCGGCATCCTGGGCGTTGGTCTCGGCGACTCGCGCCAGAAGCTGCACTTCCTCCCGGAGGCGCACACTGATTTCATCTTTAGTGTCCTGGCCGAGGAAATGGGGTTCCTCGGCGTCATCTTCGTGATCAGTCTGTTCCTGGCGCTGGTGATCTCCGGTCTCAGGATCGCCTCGAAGGCGGAAACCCGTTTCGAAATGCTGGCCGCGGCGGGAATCTCGATGCTGATCGCGGTCGAGGCCTTCTTCAACCTCGCCGTGGTGATGGGACTCGCTCCCACCAAGGGGCTTCCCCTGCCGTTCTTCTCGGTCGGGGCCACGAGCCTGGTCATCCACTTCTGGCTGGTCGGCATCCTGATCTCCATCGCCCGGAGGACACCCGCATGA
- the mraY gene encoding phospho-N-acetylmuramoyl-pentapeptide-transferase: MLYWLLYPMADQFFAFNVFRYITFRSLGAAVTAFLLGVLLGPWVIGKLRELKYGQQIRTDGPQTHMAKQGTPTMGGVLILGSILVSVLLWSRLNSEKMWVVMFTMTGFGVIGFYDDWLKITKKNTKGLSGKLRLLCEFLIAGTVGYWVWTRGISTELSVPFIKEFTPDIGAFYVFLAMFVIVGAANAVNLTDGLDGLAIGPIIICSAAYAVLAYLTGHQKIADYLQLPFVPGAGELAVIGSAAAGAGLAFLWFNCHPALVFMGDVGALALGALIGSIAVLAKHEFLLVIVGGVFVIETVSVMMQVSWYKLSGGRRIFRMAPLHHHFEQVGWPETRVTVRFWIISIILALVSFSTLKLR; this comes from the coding sequence ATGCTCTACTGGCTGCTCTATCCGATGGCGGACCAGTTTTTCGCCTTCAACGTGTTCCGGTACATCACGTTCCGGTCGCTCGGGGCTGCCGTGACGGCGTTCCTGCTGGGCGTCCTGCTGGGTCCGTGGGTGATCGGCAAGCTGCGCGAGCTCAAGTACGGCCAGCAGATCCGCACCGACGGTCCCCAGACGCACATGGCCAAGCAAGGCACGCCGACGATGGGTGGCGTGCTCATCCTGGGGTCGATCCTCGTCTCCGTGCTGCTCTGGAGCCGCCTCAACTCCGAGAAGATGTGGGTGGTCATGTTCACGATGACCGGCTTCGGCGTGATCGGCTTCTACGACGACTGGCTCAAGATCACGAAGAAGAACACCAAGGGGCTGTCGGGGAAACTCCGGCTCCTCTGCGAGTTCCTGATCGCGGGCACGGTTGGCTACTGGGTCTGGACCCGGGGCATCTCCACCGAGCTGTCGGTTCCGTTCATCAAGGAATTCACGCCGGACATCGGGGCCTTTTACGTGTTCCTCGCCATGTTCGTCATCGTGGGCGCGGCCAACGCCGTGAACCTGACGGACGGCCTCGACGGGCTCGCCATCGGCCCCATCATCATCTGCTCGGCGGCTTACGCCGTGCTGGCGTATCTCACCGGCCACCAGAAGATCGCCGACTACCTCCAGCTGCCCTTCGTGCCGGGAGCCGGGGAACTGGCCGTGATCGGATCGGCGGCGGCCGGTGCCGGCCTCGCCTTCCTGTGGTTCAACTGCCACCCGGCGCTGGTGTTCATGGGCGACGTGGGGGCACTGGCCCTGGGTGCGCTCATCGGCAGCATCGCCGTGCTGGCCAAGCATGAGTTCCTCCTCGTCATCGTGGGCGGCGTGTTCGTGATCGAAACGGTGTCGGTGATGATGCAGGTCTCCTGGTACAAGCTGAGCGGGGGCAGGCGGATTTTCCGCATGGCCCCGCTTCACCACCACTTTGAACAGGTGGGATGGCCCGAAACCCGCGTGACCGTGCGGTTCTGGATCATCTCCATCATCCTGGCGCTCGTGAGTTTCTCGACGCTGAAGCTGAGGTAG
- the murG gene encoding undecaprenyldiphospho-muramoylpentapeptide beta-N-acetylglucosaminyltransferase, which produces MRLIVAGGGTGGHLFPGIAVAEEFLARDPENQVLFVGARQGIEARVLPERGLPHRLLDVSGLKGLGLGARLRGLMRLPVALLRALGIVREFRPDIVLGVGGYASGPVLLGAWLARAYTAVQEQNSRAGLTNRVLGRLVRRVFLGFEGARSQFPAAKTAVTGNPVRSDIRAKAAQPSPLPAQPHVVILGGSQGARALNERLPEVWKKVAPQHPGLKWTHQCGRGNLDGVKAAYGTGAEGITVAEFVSDMAALIQDATLVVGRAGASTVAELAALGRPALFVPFPAATDDHQTLNARDCVAAGGAVLVPQAEAAVERLAAEVDRLLRSRTELERMGLAMRSFGKPDAAARIVDICLADLGRSAGAGGKGMAAGGRAA; this is translated from the coding sequence ATGAGACTGATCGTGGCGGGCGGCGGCACGGGCGGACACCTGTTCCCCGGCATTGCGGTGGCGGAGGAGTTCCTTGCCCGCGATCCGGAAAACCAGGTGCTGTTCGTCGGCGCCCGGCAGGGAATCGAGGCGCGGGTGCTTCCTGAGCGGGGGCTTCCGCACCGGCTCCTGGACGTGTCCGGGCTGAAGGGGCTCGGTCTGGGGGCAAGGCTCAGGGGCCTGATGCGGCTGCCGGTGGCACTGCTCCGGGCGCTCGGCATCGTGCGTGAGTTCCGTCCGGATATCGTGCTGGGTGTGGGCGGCTACGCCTCGGGTCCGGTGCTGCTGGGGGCTTGGCTCGCCCGCGCCTACACGGCGGTCCAGGAACAGAACTCGCGGGCCGGCCTGACCAACCGCGTGCTGGGGCGGCTTGTCCGCCGGGTGTTCCTCGGTTTCGAGGGCGCCCGGAGCCAGTTTCCGGCGGCGAAGACGGCCGTTACGGGAAATCCCGTCCGCTCGGACATCCGGGCGAAGGCCGCGCAGCCATCGCCGCTTCCGGCACAGCCGCATGTGGTGATTCTGGGCGGTTCGCAGGGGGCGCGGGCCCTGAACGAGCGCCTGCCGGAAGTCTGGAAGAAGGTGGCGCCGCAGCATCCGGGCCTGAAGTGGACGCACCAGTGCGGGCGCGGGAATCTGGACGGCGTGAAGGCCGCCTACGGCACGGGAGCAGAAGGCATCACCGTGGCGGAGTTCGTCTCCGACATGGCCGCCCTGATCCAGGACGCGACGCTGGTCGTGGGGCGCGCCGGGGCCTCGACCGTGGCCGAGCTTGCCGCGCTCGGGCGTCCGGCCCTGTTCGTGCCGTTCCCGGCGGCGACCGACGATCACCAGACGCTGAACGCCCGCGACTGCGTGGCGGCGGGCGGGGCGGTGCTGGTACCGCAGGCGGAGGCGGCCGTCGAACGGCTCGCCGCCGAGGTGGACCGGCTGCTCCGGAGCCGGACGGAACTGGAAAGGATGGGCCTGGCGATGCGGTCGTTCGGAAAGCCGGATGCCGCCGCCCGGATCGTGGACATCTGCCTGGCGGACCTGGGGAGGTCCGCCGGTGCTGGCGGGAAAGGAATGGCGGCGGGCGGCAGGGCCGCCTGA